DNA from Roseomonas gilardii subsp. gilardii:
AGGGCGAGCTCGGCCTGCCGGCGCTCGGCGATCTCGGTGGCGACGCGGGCCTCCAGCGTCTCGTTGAGCTGCCGCAGGCGTTCCTCGGCCTCGCGCCGCTGCGCGATCTCGCGCTCCGCGGCCTGCAGGAGACGGGCATTGTCGATCGCCACCGCCGCCTGCCCGGCCAGGCTCACCAAGCTGCTTTCGCTGCCGTCGTCGAAGCGGCCTGGCTCGCGATGACCGAAGAGCAGGGCGCCGATCGGGGCCCCGGTGCGGGAGCGGACCGGCACGGCGAGGTAGCTGCGCACCGGCAGATGGCCCGGCGGCATGCCGGCATGGGGCGCGTTGCGGCCATAGCGCGGGTCGCGGGTCACGTCGTCGGAGCGGACCACCGCGCGGCCCTCGAAGCTGGGCACGAGGAGAGGCGTCTTGCGCGGCATCGGGAAGCCCGCGAAGGCCGCGGGATCAGCCCCCGACAGGGCATAGAGGCGGTAGTCCTGTCCGGTCTCGCCCTCCGCGTTATAGAAGAAGGCGCCGAATTCCGCGCCGGTCAGCGCGACGCCCGCATCGACGGCGAGCTGGGTGAGGCGGCCGACATCGAGCTCGCTCGTGATCGAGATGCCGGCGCGGTTCACCGTCGCCAGTGTCTCGGTCTTCTGCCGCAGCGCCATCAGCGCCGCCTGTTCCCGCTGTCGGCCGATGACCTGGTCGGTGACCTCGATCGTCGCGCAGAGCAGGCCGGCGATGCGGCCGGATTCGTCGCGCAGCGGTGTGTAGGAGAAGGTGAACCAGGTGTCTTCCCACCGGCCGTGGCGCAGCATCGGGATGGGCAGCTCGCGGAAATGGCTGGCCTCGCCCGCCAGGGTGCGCTCCACGATGGGACCGAACTGCGGCCAGATATCGGCCCAGACCTCGGCGAAGGGTTTGCCGAGGGCCTGCGGATGCCGCTCGGGGAAGATCGGCACATAGGCGTCGTTGTAGAGGAAGGCGAGGTCTGGTCCCCAGGCGACGAACTTCGCCTGACGGGCGTTGAACACCATCTCGGCCATGGTGCGCAGGGAGCCCGGCCATTGGGAAACCGGTCCCAGTCCGCTGGCCTCGAAGCCCGGTTGCCGCACCAGTGCACCGATATCGCCGCCGCCGAACGGCCACGGCCCCTGGGCTGCCTCTGTGGTGATCCTGGTCAGCATTGCTACTCGGTTCTGCGGCGGCCAGCCCCGATCCGGCGCCGGGATGAGCGGGGAACAGTGCTCCTCCGGGATGACGGGGAGGTCGGGAGAGCCATGATGCCACCCCGGCAGGGCCTTCGCCAGACGGAGCGCCGGAGGGGGCGAATGGGGTGACGGAGCGGGAGGGATGGTGGGATATTGTGGGCGGGGGGCCGGGACAGGCCATGCAGCTTTCGCCTGTCCTGCCGGTTCCCCTGCCATGATGGAGCGCGGGGGCGCGGGCCGGGCCAGGGCCCGGCCGCTTTCCGCCCGCCAGAGGAGAGCTGTCATGAAGGCTGTCGGCTATCGCAGGAACCTGCCCATCGCCCATGATGAATCCCTGATCGACCTGGAACTGCCCGTGCCGGAGCCCGGGCCGCACGACCTGCGCGTCGCGGTGAAGGCGGTCTCGGTCAACCCGGTGGACACCAAGGTGCGCAACGGCATGGCGCCACCCGAGGGCGAGGCCCGGGTGCTGGGCTATGATGCCGCCGGGGTGGTGGAGGCGGTGGGGCCGGCCGTGACGCTCTTCCGGCCAGGGGACGAGGTGTTCTATGCCGGCAGCATCGATCGTCCGGGCACGGACAGCGAATTCCATCTGGTGGACGAGCGGATCGTCGGCCGCAAGCCGGCCAGCCTTTCCTTCACCGAGGTCGCTGCCCTGCCGCTGACCGCCATCACCGCCTGGGAGCTGCTCTTCGACCGGCTGGGCGTGCCCTATGGCGCCCTGACCGGAGGACCCATGGCGGGGGGCGGGACGCTGCTGGTCATCAACGGCGCCGGCGGCGTGGGCTCCATCCTGACGCAACTCGCCCGGCGCCTGACCGGGCTGACCGTGGTGGCCACCGCCTCCCGCCCCGCCACCATCGAATGGTGCCGGAAGATGGGCGCGCATCACGTGATCGACCATCACCGCCCGCTCGACGAGGCGCTGCGGGAGGTGAGGATCGGGCAGGCGGAATATGTCGCCAGCCTTTCCGCCTCCGACCGGCATCAGGCTGCCGTGGCGAAGCTGATCGCGCCGCAGGGCAAGGTGGCGCTGATCGACGACCCGAAGACCTATGACATCATGCCGTTCAAGCGGAAATGCGTCTCGGTCCACTGGGAGTACATGTTCGTGCGCCCTGTCTTCCGGACGGCGGACATGATCGCCCAGCACCGGCTGCTGAACGCCGTCGCGGCCCTGGTGGACGAAGGCTTCCTGCGCAGCACGCTGCACGAGGAGGCCGGCACGATCAACGCCGACAACCTGCGCCGCGTCCATGCCACGCTGGAAAGTGGGCGGGCCATCGGCAAGACCGTGCTGACGGGGTTCTGAGACGGGCGGCTGTCATGGCGGCGCGATCCGTTGCAGCAGGTCGCGCAGCCCGACACGGCGCCGGGTGGCCAGGGGATGGCCGGCGAGGTCCTCGGGTGGCACGGGCTCCGTGGTTCATGCGGCTGGACGTGCCGGCGGAGATGGGCCTGGCTGAGGGAGCTGGGGCTGGAGGATGCCGGGCCCGCCACCGGCATGGCGCGGGGCGCAACGCCACGCAACGTCGCCCTGGTCAGCCAGGCGCTGGGCTGAGGAGATCCGGATGAGCCTCGTCTACAAGTCGGAGCCGGTGCGGGGCACCGCCTGGGCCGCACGCTTCGCCAGGGCGCTGCCGGACCTGCCTTTCCATGTCTGGCCGGAAACGGGCGACCCGGCCGCCGTGCGCTACCTCGCCGCCTGGCAGCCGCCGGAGGACCTCGCCACGCGCTTCCCGGCGCTGGAGGTGCTGTTCTCGGTGGGGGCAGGAGTGGATCAGTTCGACCTGCGCGCTCTGCCGCCGGCCCTGCGCGTGGTACGCATGATCGAGCCGGGGCTGGAGGCGGGGATGGCGGAGTACGTCA
Protein-coding regions in this window:
- a CDS encoding ATP-binding protein, which codes for MLTRITTEAAQGPWPFGGGDIGALVRQPGFEASGLGPVSQWPGSLRTMAEMVFNARQAKFVAWGPDLAFLYNDAYVPIFPERHPQALGKPFAEVWADIWPQFGPIVERTLAGEASHFRELPIPMLRHGRWEDTWFTFSYTPLRDESGRIAGLLCATIEVTDQVIGRQREQAALMALRQKTETLATVNRAGISITSELDVGRLTQLAVDAGVALTGAEFGAFFYNAEGETGQDYRLYALSGADPAAFAGFPMPRKTPLLVPSFEGRAVVRSDDVTRDPRYGRNAPHAGMPPGHLPVRSYLAVPVRSRTGAPIGALLFGHREPGRFDDGSESSLVSLAGQAAVAIDNARLLQAAEREIAQRREAEERLRQLNETLEARVATEIAERRQAELALQQAQKMEAIGKLTGGVAHDFNNLLQVVSGNLQLLAADVTGREKAERRLANAMAGVQRGAKLAAQLLAFGRRQPLEPKVVNVGRLIAGMEDMLRRSLGDAIEIETVVSGGLWNTLIDPTQLENALLNLAINARDAMAGCGRITIEAGNAMLDADYARLHADVVPGQYVLLAVSDTGSGMPPEVVRQAFEPFFSTKPDGKGSGLGLSMVHGFVKQSGGHVKIYSEPGQGTVVRLYLPRAHQGEDQPVSLETTPIAGGRETVLVVEDDDSVRATVVEMLNDLGYQILTARDAASALTVIESGAAVDLLFTDVVMPGTLRSPELARKARERLPGIAVLFTSGYTENGIVHGGRLDPGVELLSKPYTREALARKIRHVLSKQRPPGV
- a CDS encoding zinc-binding alcohol dehydrogenase family protein yields the protein MKAVGYRRNLPIAHDESLIDLELPVPEPGPHDLRVAVKAVSVNPVDTKVRNGMAPPEGEARVLGYDAAGVVEAVGPAVTLFRPGDEVFYAGSIDRPGTDSEFHLVDERIVGRKPASLSFTEVAALPLTAITAWELLFDRLGVPYGALTGGPMAGGGTLLVINGAGGVGSILTQLARRLTGLTVVATASRPATIEWCRKMGAHHVIDHHRPLDEALREVRIGQAEYVASLSASDRHQAAVAKLIAPQGKVALIDDPKTYDIMPFKRKCVSVHWEYMFVRPVFRTADMIAQHRLLNAVAALVDEGFLRSTLHEEAGTINADNLRRVHATLESGRAIGKTVLTGF